Proteins found in one Salvia splendens isolate huo1 chromosome 10, SspV2, whole genome shotgun sequence genomic segment:
- the LOC121750986 gene encoding calcium-binding protein CML38-like, protein MEKYEQYKRVFSHFDSNGDGKISPEELRQCVASIGGDMAAEEAEAAVALMDSDGDELLCLEDFVKIVEGAEEEEKQSDLKAAFKLYAPEGSACITPESLKRMLNRLGQRRSVHDCKNMIAPFDINGDGVLNFDEFKIMMSC, encoded by the coding sequence ATGGAGAAATACGAGCAATACAAGCGCGTTTTCAGCCACTTCGATTCCAACGGCGACGGCAAAATAAGCCCCGAGGAGCTGCGCCAGTGCGTGGCCTCGATCGGCGGCGACATGGCGGctgaagaggcggaggcggcggtggcgctGATGGACTCGGATGGGGACGAGTTGTTGTGTTTGGAGGATTTCGTGAAGATAGTGGAGGGAGCGGAGGAGGAAGAGAAGCAGAGCGATTTGAAGGCGGCGTTCAAGCTGTACGCGCCGGAGGGAAGCGCGTGCATTACTCCCGAGAGCTTGAAGAGAATGCTAAATAGATTGGGGCAGAGAAGGAGTGTTCACGACTGCAAGAATATGATCGCCCCTTTTGATATCAATGGCGACGGAGTTCTCAATTTCGACGAGTTTAAGATTATGATGTCGTGTTGA